Proteins encoded by one window of Porphyromonas vaginalis:
- a CDS encoding Ig-like domain-containing protein translates to MRRLSVILSSLLLLVGLGSCQRECSEVVPEATDLTLSPKTVTLQVGGTQQLTATVLPADQTFTVTFTSDKPDVATVDAKGLITAVAEGTAHITAQVGKLTRQCIVTVSKQAPAVKLVVETTALSIKKGDNAQIKYTVTPTDTPVTFTSDKTDIATVDAQGLVTAVAAGSATVTVAAAGQQALVAVTVTEDNGGGNTTVDNELPLLKFVIEQDSKGVPVDAEVIKHEQAVGRTMKPINIGKGPDGGDLIFPGFSNPALTITAAVYSLKTQARENVIIAFSKESLAECPRTQAMLTDYGFESLKKGQLANGTPCMVGTLSDNSNIQVTIYDKPNRDLQSTLLIEFLEKRELPTAHPILPKVKDFPDYATFITGDVAKIKEYESTLGFRNFDTQKSNMDYKNLYFETKQESIPESNFQFVYYVSTNDKGIKFINGVVNVIKGPKDLADPKLKEWFTTNGYSKDFESHADKGFARGWDASGKIVCQIFIREGITFLQIFEKQKSTSASQMRRLAFEQYKATLAHPKTTQYYRSQRSR, encoded by the coding sequence ATGAGAAGACTTTCCGTCATCCTATCCAGCCTCTTACTACTCGTAGGGCTTGGATCTTGTCAGCGAGAGTGCTCTGAGGTAGTCCCCGAGGCTACCGACTTGACACTATCTCCCAAGACAGTCACACTGCAGGTCGGAGGCACCCAGCAGCTTACCGCTACCGTCCTGCCAGCAGACCAAACCTTTACCGTCACCTTTACCAGTGACAAGCCTGATGTAGCCACGGTCGATGCCAAGGGACTCATCACAGCGGTCGCTGAGGGCACAGCTCACATCACCGCTCAGGTAGGCAAACTCACACGGCAGTGCATCGTCACCGTCTCTAAGCAAGCTCCCGCAGTGAAGCTAGTGGTCGAGACCACCGCCCTATCTATCAAGAAGGGTGACAACGCTCAGATCAAGTATACAGTTACACCTACCGACACGCCCGTCACCTTCACAAGCGACAAGACCGATATAGCTACTGTCGATGCGCAGGGACTCGTCACAGCAGTCGCTGCTGGTAGTGCGACCGTGACAGTCGCTGCTGCTGGTCAGCAGGCTCTAGTCGCTGTCACCGTCACCGAGGACAATGGCGGCGGTAATACGACTGTCGATAACGAGCTTCCGCTACTCAAATTTGTCATAGAGCAAGACTCTAAGGGTGTCCCAGTCGATGCGGAGGTCATCAAGCATGAGCAGGCCGTGGGGCGCACGATGAAGCCTATCAACATCGGCAAGGGTCCCGATGGCGGTGATCTTATTTTCCCAGGCTTTAGCAATCCCGCTCTGACCATTACGGCTGCCGTCTATAGTCTCAAAACTCAGGCTCGCGAAAATGTGATCATAGCCTTCAGCAAGGAGAGCCTTGCTGAGTGTCCTAGGACGCAAGCTATGCTTACTGACTATGGCTTTGAGAGTCTAAAGAAAGGCCAGCTCGCCAATGGCACCCCCTGCATGGTCGGCACTCTGAGTGATAACTCCAACATCCAAGTAACGATCTATGACAAGCCAAACAGAGACCTGCAGTCTACCCTTCTCATCGAGTTCCTTGAGAAGAGAGAGCTACCCACAGCGCATCCTATCCTCCCGAAGGTCAAGGACTTCCCCGACTATGCTACATTCATAACAGGCGATGTGGCCAAGATCAAGGAGTATGAGAGCACTCTCGGCTTCCGCAACTTTGACACCCAAAAGTCCAATATGGATTATAAGAACCTATACTTCGAGACAAAGCAGGAGTCTATCCCAGAGTCAAACTTCCAGTTCGTATATTATGTCTCCACAAACGATAAGGGGATTAAGTTCATAAACGGCGTCGTAAACGTCATCAAGGGGCCAAAAGACCTAGCGGACCCCAAGCTCAAGGAGTGGTTTACGACGAACGGGTACAGCAAGGACTTTGAGTCACATGCCGACAAAGGCTTTGCCCGTGGTTGGGATGCCTCAGGCAAGATCGTCTGTCAGATCTTTATCAGAGAGGGTATCACATTCCTCCAGATCTTTGAGAAGCAGAAGTCCACGTCAGCTAGCCAGATGCGTCGTCTAGCCTTCGAGCAGTACAAGGCGACATTGGCTCATCCCAAGACAACTCAGTACTACAGGTCCCAGCGCAGTCGCTAA